From Rhodothermales bacterium, the proteins below share one genomic window:
- a CDS encoding creatininase family protein, whose amino-acid sequence MHHDLDARNPKPVAPITTGDEAFRKKFISWQLADLSYVDINEYLKEKDIVLVPMASTEQHGPHLPLWTDTITAMEISRRVSEMIGVLRTPPIWMGYSPQHMSGPGEGRGTITVRSSTLLAVMYDVARSLIHHGFNKIIFINGHGSNIKVVDPILRKLRYETGALISFVKPYMENYVGLMKGLLENPPEETPGWHASELETSQDMAWDPTIVRMERASNTKAHIPGWLPKSFEKKDGMPDVEFDGFKYFTFPMDHHEFIESGTIGNPMRATPEKGEEAFRRYSEHVARGVLELIKVKVEVKNREFVDRVL is encoded by the coding sequence ATGCATCACGACCTAGACGCACGCAATCCCAAACCCGTCGCCCCGATCACCACGGGCGACGAGGCCTTCCGCAAGAAGTTTATCTCCTGGCAGCTGGCCGACCTGTCGTATGTCGACATCAACGAGTACCTGAAGGAAAAGGACATCGTCCTTGTCCCGATGGCCAGCACCGAACAGCACGGACCGCACCTCCCGCTCTGGACCGATACCATCACCGCGATGGAAATCTCCCGGCGCGTGTCGGAGATGATCGGCGTGCTTCGTACGCCCCCGATCTGGATGGGCTATTCGCCCCAGCACATGAGCGGCCCGGGCGAAGGCCGCGGCACCATCACGGTCCGCAGCTCGACCCTCCTCGCCGTCATGTACGACGTCGCGCGGAGCCTCATCCACCACGGGTTCAACAAGATCATCTTCATCAACGGCCACGGCTCGAACATCAAGGTGGTCGACCCGATCCTGCGCAAGCTGCGTTACGAGACCGGCGCGCTGATCAGCTTCGTGAAGCCGTACATGGAGAACTACGTCGGCCTGATGAAGGGCCTGCTGGAAAACCCGCCCGAAGAAACGCCGGGCTGGCACGCCAGCGAGCTCGAAACGTCGCAGGACATGGCGTGGGACCCGACCATCGTCCGCATGGAGCGCGCTTCGAACACGAAGGCGCACATCCCGGGCTGGCTGCCGAAGTCGTTCGAGAAGAAGGACGGCATGCCGGACGTGGAATTCGACGGCTTCAAGTACTTCACCTTCCCGATGGACCATCACGAGTTCATCGAAAGCGGGACGATCGGTAATCCGATGCGCGCCACGCCGGAGAAAGGGGAGGAGGCGTTCCGCCGCTATTCCGAACACGTCGCGCGCGGCGTGCTCGAACTGATCAAGGTGAAGGTCGAGGTCAAGAACCGCGAGTTCGTCGATCGCGTGCTCTGA
- a CDS encoding Tm-1-like ATP-binding domain-containing protein, with product MKKNIVLVGTLDTKGPEFAYVRDRMQALGLATTVIDAGILGEPLGIVPDIDHAEAARAGGTTIEALQKAGSRGKAVAGMRDALRALLLTMYREGKLDGIFGMGGAEGAVMGAACMMALPLGVPKILLSPIASGKHFFDPLVGTSDIMVVHSVVDILGLNNIATTIFDNAAAAMKGLAEHGHALPPPRKDQRYVAVTMLGNTTRAVMALKDRLAEDGYEAVIFHSNGVGGPAMEELAEAGQFVGVIDYTTNEVYDPLVGGIHDGGPHRLEVVGRLGLPQVIVPGCIDFSVFHAGHIPEPLQGRPVYDHNPEYTLVRTSHDEMIQLGRIFADKLAPAKGPLRIMMPTLGLSIPSVKPNGVFWNPDADAAFLATLRENLGARRPDVPIDTYAYHVNDPAFGVLVAEAFLGLISGAS from the coding sequence CGACGACGGTGATCGACGCCGGCATCCTCGGTGAGCCGCTCGGCATCGTGCCCGACATCGACCACGCCGAGGCGGCTAGGGCGGGCGGGACGACCATCGAGGCGCTGCAGAAGGCCGGCAGCCGCGGCAAGGCCGTCGCCGGCATGCGCGACGCGCTCCGCGCGCTCCTCCTCACGATGTACCGCGAGGGCAAACTCGACGGCATCTTCGGGATGGGCGGCGCCGAAGGCGCGGTGATGGGCGCGGCGTGCATGATGGCGCTGCCGCTCGGCGTTCCCAAGATCCTGCTGTCACCCATCGCCTCGGGCAAGCACTTTTTCGATCCGCTGGTGGGCACGAGCGACATCATGGTCGTGCACTCGGTGGTCGATATCCTCGGCCTGAACAACATCGCCACCACGATCTTCGACAACGCCGCCGCGGCGATGAAGGGGCTCGCGGAGCACGGCCACGCGTTGCCTCCGCCCCGGAAGGATCAGCGGTATGTCGCGGTCACCATGCTCGGCAACACGACGCGCGCCGTGATGGCGCTCAAGGATCGGCTGGCGGAAGACGGCTACGAGGCCGTCATCTTCCACTCGAACGGCGTCGGCGGCCCGGCGATGGAGGAGCTGGCCGAGGCGGGCCAGTTCGTCGGCGTGATCGATTACACCACGAATGAGGTGTACGACCCGCTCGTCGGCGGCATCCACGACGGGGGCCCGCACCGGCTCGAAGTGGTCGGCCGGCTCGGGCTGCCCCAGGTGATCGTGCCGGGCTGCATCGACTTCAGCGTGTTCCACGCCGGCCACATCCCGGAGCCGCTCCAGGGCCGGCCGGTGTACGACCACAACCCCGAATACACCCTCGTGCGGACCTCGCACGACGAGATGATCCAACTCGGCCGGATCTTCGCCGACAAACTCGCGCCGGCGAAGGGCCCGCTCCGGATCATGATGCCCACGCTCGGGCTGTCGATCCCCAGCGTGAAGCCGAACGGCGTCTTCTGGAATCCCGACGCCGACGCCGCCTTTCTGGCGACGTTGCGGGAAAACCTGGGTGCGCGCCGGCCGGATGTCCCGATCGACACCTATGCATACCACGTAAACGATCCCGCCTTCGGCGTCCTCGTCGCCGAGGCCTTCCTCGGCCTGATCTCGGGCGCCTCGTAA